GTCGGATCTGATTACGGAGTAAAGGTTGATCATAGCCACTTTGATTATGTCAGCCGCTGAACCCTAGTAAAAAGCAAAACTAGTAGCACATAAATGCAGAATCCTTTTTAAATCAAGCCACCCCAGAACAGAATAATAGTAATCACACGAGAAATGGCGGTAGAAATACCTGGCAAATTGAATTCACAGCTTGTCTCTgtgcttttgatttttctttgcTATTGGTAGAGTTAATTTTTGACAAGAAgcgtcttcttcctttaagAGTTTGAACATACCTGAAATAAAGagtaatataaaatatggTGCACAAAAGCGAGAGGAAATCGAGAGCAAGTGTACATGTTTCAGTATACACTCTCATGTACAAATTTACAAGTACATAAGTTGAGGATCCATTTACAGGCAACcgaagtccaccgctagcacatattgtcctctttgagctttctcttctggacttcccctcaaatttttaaaacgcgtctgctagggagaggtttcacacttctccaaccgatgtgggatctcacaatccacccccctggagcccagcgtcctcgctgacactcattcatctctccaatcgatgtaggaccccCCAATTTTATAACAGTCCATGCCCACTGAtgacagatattgtcctatttaggcttttccttctaagcttcccctcaaggttttaaaacacatttgctagggagaggcttctatacccttataaagagtgcttctctccaaccgatatgggatctcacaggcAACCTCCTAGTATTTAGAATGAGCACTTAtctaaacaaatgaaaatagaaaaacaccaaagagaacaataagATTTACCCCTTCTGACGGCAAAATGCAACTGCCTCATGAAGCCAGGAAGCCACGCCAGGGAAAGAACTTTTGAAGCTTTGAATTTTCTCCACAGCCTCATCTCTGCTACATTCCAGTTGTAATGCAAGTGATTTGGCGCCCATTCCATAAAGGATTCCATATACCAACCTTTTGGTCTGATCTCGCTCATGAGATCCAATAGAGTCTTCTGTCTTCCCTGTCCATCTAGCAGCAATCATGGTAAACACATCTCCATGAGGCTTGCTGAGAAGTTCAATCAGTGAGGGGTCTTTTGAAAGATGTGCCATCAGCCGCAACTCTATCTGAGAATAATCTGCCGATAAGAGCAGCCAATTTTCCTACAATGTATATTAAAATTCTTACTCAACCAAGGTTGCACAGAGAATAGAGGACCTTTAATTCACAATCATCACTATTTCATGCACAAACATTAAGTAAATTGTATTTTGTAcattattcataatttaaccAGGTTGGGCTAGTAGCTAATAGGCAAAATGGTATGCAAAATATCATGGACCACGAAGACCATTTTATATCATTATTACAAGATTAAAACCAAGTACGGTTTTTAAGGAgtaaattatgataaatacATTTTGCTCATAGAAAGACCGATGGGACACTTTCATACAAAATTGCCAGACCCCAAATTGCAATCGTAAAGTAAACATTGAAGCAATCTTATCCTCAATGTCatatttctataaaatacTTTTCCATCTTCTTATAGATCATAGATCTATTCAGAACGATACAAAACTAAAAAGGACTAAGCGACAAACTCAAAAGACACCCACTTAGAAGGAAACTGGGTCGTGTATCTGTCCACACTCAGGATTATCAAAAGTGTTGGACAGAAAAAAGTGAACAAGGATTCTTGGTATAGTTTCTTGTTACAGAATGCTATGTATAATGTATGTGAAGCATGGCCCCCCAAAAAGAACCATAATGCTCAagaagagtttttttttttttttttagagagaaacaacaaaattcattgatgaataaaataaaaaaggagacAAAACTCCCATCCACCATAAATGCTTAAGAAGAGGTTAGTAAACAGAATTTAACGGAAATACCTGAGTAGAGACGAAAAAATCACGAGCATTAATTTTACAATGATCAACATCATCTTCATTCACTTTGAAATCTACCGCATGCTCAACACACTGCACTCCAAGAATTAATCCAAACTTCAGCATGtggtttcatttttaatttcatcaacaATACATGGAAAGGAGGAATAAAGACCCCATACCTGAAGGTTAGGCTCCTCCATGGAAAGCCGACCAGTTGCTGTGGATGTTTGGAGCCAATGTCCATGTAGCGTGTATTTCTGTGTCCTCGCAGAGAGCTTGGCTAGTGAGCAAATGGATCCCAAAGTACAGTTAAAAAGCTTCGCCAATGTCCGGTGCTCTTTAATGACTGGAACAATAGGGTGTTCGTTCCTGAAATATAAGATCTGTATCAAATGCTTGGCAAACTAGACACAAGAGGATGGCAGCTAGCCTATAAAAGAGGATGTTCAACTTTGCGGGATATGGTAAAAAATTACTAGTTGAAATGAGGAAAGAAATCCGATGGAACCCACAATTCAAGGACCTGGAATTCAGAATTCGAATGCTAAGCCTAGAGCCTCTTATGTTGTATTGTTAAGGGGAAGTCATATTTGAAGGCACAACAATATTGGAGGTCTCTTCCTGTTAGCTTAGAGTTAGAAGGAAAAACGGAGAGGTTGAACAACATCAAAGTTTATTGTTCTATATCAGTAGATAATCAGAGCTTACTTCTGTGCAAAACAATGATAGCAACCATAACTTGCATCCAGGaatttattatcaatttcACATGCAAgcataaaaattataagaatcaATTTAGTACCTCAGCAAGTCCAAACATTGCTTGTCAGTACTTGGATGTTGTTTGCCTTTGTTGAACCTCTCTGGAATAGAGAGCTTCAAATGTCCATATAGAACATTAGCAATATCTGCTGCTGCGTACAGAGAGAAGGTCATGCCAGCTAGCCTATAAGCTTCCTTCTCAAGGCATCTGAGTTTTTTCCCCAGTAAATTACGGGCCCGAATGCATCCCTCCATGTCAACACCTATACCCCAGGTTTCCATATCAGCAAGAATACTTAcctacaaaaatttcaatggTTAAACAAGTTCTGTCTAAACCCACTAACAGCTTCTGtctcaaatttttattggCATTTGAAGAATCAACTCTTAATGTCATCTTCCCTTCAGGAAAATGcccacaaaacaaaaaacaagatttACCAATGGAATCTCTATTTTGTTGAGAGCTTCCAAGAGCTCTTCAGAAATTATTAACTTCCAGAGAACGGAACATAGAGCTCGTGTCTGTGCAGCACGCCGACAGCAACCATTATGGGCTACTCTTCTCATCTGATTCCTCCATTGGCCACTTCGgttagcagcagcagcagcttcaCTAGATAATCTTTTCTTGACTTCCTATTTCGTCACCATTACAATTTCAATTGAAGATTAAAGATCATCAAATATTAGACAATTCATCATGTTGTAATCTTGATTGAAAAATGATAGAcaccaaaaggaaaattttatttttcagttaTGTTTTTGCTTTAGTTGATTTGATTGTCATACCTTCTCTAGGTTAGGGGTTGAATTTCTCTCGTCATCTGGCCAAAGAATCCAAGCTACAATGCACATATCAATTCCATTGCTGATGTGAACACTGGATAGCAGTAGGTATGAACCGTCTACAAGTTTATGATCCATATTACGTCGAGCAGAATTCAATAAACCCAATTTCTGGATGGAAACTCCTGGACATTTAAGTACCTGAATCTGAACTTTCAAATTCCATGCGAACTTTCTGACATTCTctttcacaaaaatttcattgatcTTTTTCCATCTCTTTTCTACAATCTCAAACCAATGTTCATATTGCGAAACATCTAACTGGTCACCAGGTGTGCTGTCATCCGGATAAAAACCTTTTCCAGTCTTGGGCCACAACAAATCCTTTGGGAGGTTCAAATAATAGACCGGAGAATTTTCCCAACAGATTGCTATTCCATGTAATTCAAACGGGACAACAGAGTTCACTTCAGATCGTTTGGTGTAATAgagatcaaaataaaattcttggGTAGCATCCCACAAGTCCAAGAAAGATTCAAATCCGCCAGATGTACTAACTGCATGGATAGGACCTTTCATAGAAAGACCGTCTCTTTTGGGAGGATGCAAAACTTTAATACTACACTGTTCCCTCTGAGAAtctttatcattaattttttccaCTTGATTAGCGATTGCAACATCTACCTTTCCTGCATAGTCAACAACACTGTTTGCCTCCTGGATTGCTGACCCTTCAACCTTCACCATTGCATTTTCAACAGCAAAAGTGGGCCGTTTTGCTTCAACAGAAATTGCTCCTGTTTCACTCAGGTTCTTTCCACCTATTTTTTCAGAACTGGAAGTTCCTCCAACACAAGACTTAGTTGTGCTAACAACTCTGTTAAAAGTATCAATTTCAGAGGGAACAATTGCAGCCACTTGTGCTCTTATATTTCCAACTGCACTTGCTGACAAGGGACGAGAAATTTGTGGCACAATAAACCCCAATGATTTAAAAGCCGAGAATGCTGCAATCCTTGCCTCTTCAGCTTTGTCCAGGACAACTTTACGAGCACCAAGCTTAATCTTCCTTGCTATTCCAACATGCATCCGTTTTTGTGCTGTACTCTCTATACAGTCAacttcaatattaaaattttggaggtGGAGGAAGATAACATTTATAACAGTAACCAAAAATCATTTAATCTCCAAGAATAAAGTCATTTGAATctgaaaataaaggaaaagtaagAGAATAGAGAAGGAATTCACACTACGCAATCCTAATGACTCAACAAATAATCACTACAACTAAGTGTGAAATCATTAGAGTATCAAGTGCGCATATTTAAGTACAGTTCATGGAGCTAATTGTTACTTGATCGATTGCTGCTTAAACTGTTGTTTTGGATAAGGTGGACTTTTTTCACATTTGGTGGGTGAAGAATGTAAAATATCTAGCTTGTGAGCTTACCTTATGTATTACATGGAGTTCTCTCAGGTCATGTAACTCCCCATATCTTCATGTTTGCtatataatctttttattcAGTATACTTCTGTGTTCTAtcagaaaaaaataatggttGTTTTGCAGCATGTGTTGAAGACAGCATATTACCAAGATCATGTCATAACTAATTAGTAATGGGTTGAGAACAACTATGACTAAACCCAAGTTCATAGACAGGAAGGCTGGTGTACTGTAACTAGGagttaatttgtaattttgatttgCGTTTGTTTTCATTGTTGATCTTGGTTTGTTGTTCCGTTAGTTTACTTGGTAGGTTAATATCTTCAATAAATAGAAGGTCAATCAGAATACTCTCCTTGATACTAGATTGCCTCATACAGTCATTACGCCCTCCCATTGaaatcaacaacaaaatttgaacaaaCTCCTTGGGTGAGAAAATTGCGTCATATCAAGAATAATTTTACCTGCTAACCAGAATCAGCACAAACAAATAATAGTGTCTCGTTAAGCTCACCTTCTGCAGTCCATGATGCAGACTCAAAAAGAGCTTTAACTATTTCAGCATCAGAGGCTTCTGCAATTGCTAAAGGTGTCCGCAAACCAGCTTTGTAGAATGCTCTGGCACGAGAACCCTGGAAACAAATTGCTTGAAGTAAATAACATTACACTGCTGGTgacaagaaaattcaaaggaaCAGAAAAATACCTTAACAAATGGAATACTAGTAAGTTCTACAATCTCTGCTCTAACTCCAAATGATACACGATTTTGGAACTTGGCTACCAAACCTTCCAGATCATGCCATCCAAGTCTCTCACAAAATACGGAGACCATAGATGCAAACCTTCCGGCACTCTCTTGTAATGCTTGAACCATCCCTCTAGCAACTTTAAAGGCTTCACAAACTTCAGGAATGGGAGTTTCCTTCAGAACCAGCACGAATTAAATTAGGTGGAAATCTTTCAAAAACTGTTCAATTACTGGGCTAAATTGAAAGATGAATAACCAAAGCGAAGGAATGTAATTTATTGGCTCAGCTGTTGAgatgaagaacaaataaaagatTGTTATTGTTTCTGTATATATAGGTGATTTAGAAAAGAGGTATtcgtgttttttatttttataatgtaGGGAACAGCAAAGCATTAAAGTTACCAATCATGTAGATATAAATGCAAGATTAACTGCACGTCCACACACCTGAACAAGTCTTGACAAGATGAGAGCCACATAAAACCGTTTACACACTCGAATAGTTTGCTCCTCTGAAGGTCTGTCACCATACATACACCCATGTTCATCACGCTTTGTACGTAAACCCTTGACACCATTTCGTGATAAGTTTGCACGTCGAACTGGTGCACCATGTGCCATATGCATCAAAAATGGTTCTGTAACTCCAACTCGATTCCCAACAGACTGCATTTCATTTCACATAATTATTAGAAGAGAAGTATAAAGTAAAATATGAGGAAGAGAGTTCAACAAACTTGCATGAggagattttttatttctttgcaACTGATGGTTCTTGCAAAGCTTCTTTCAATTGGTTAATAGTTCTTGGAAAGCTTCTTTCAATTGGTTGTTTTACAATGGATTTTAAAAGGTTTTTGTTGGTTGGTGGTCAGTTCTTGGTTTTCTTTGGAAGATTTGAAGATGCTATCGGGTTCTCAGCGTTTGGTGGAGGCCTTATTTATAGTTTCATCATTCATTTGCAAGCTCTTTAAGtcatttaattgaaatttggggaaagttttttgttctttaaaggtttgtttattttcatgGCTAATCTTTATTTGGTTGTATTTGCTGTAAgtactatttatttttcactcCCTTTGAGAGTTTGTATTCCTGGAACATTTATTCCTTTCCATTATATCAATAAGAAGTTGTttctagttttaaaaaatagtaaagaagaattttgaaattttcaacaCTCTAAGTTGGGCAACCAAAAAGTGAGATCTCAAGAGGTCTGACAGACTACAGAGGTAAGTAGTACATGTAGTTTCACATGCAGATAAGGGTTAATAAACTATTAACTGGGGAGAGACAGGAGTCTGCGGGCATGTAAATTAGCAAAACATaacagaaagagagagagcgagagcAGTATCCAAGTGGAATTTTGCAGCAGAATCCTCCtaaattgaatttcttttggCTGTTGACCATTGAAGTTTCGTAGCCAATGCTTACCAAGGGGAAGCAACACAGGTAGTATTAGAGCAGTTCCATCTACGAGGGAATAATtgcattaaaagaaaatggaaaacagATTGGAAGCAGTGGAAGAAAAGTTGGCAGAGTTCACTGTTGGCGAAAGAAATTTCACGTGTGAACAATCATCTATTCAATAGCAAAGCACTTGGCAACTCTACCGAAAGGAATGAAGGACGCGttacaaaagaaagaatttaAGAGAGATGGAAGTGGGGAAAGCGTTAATAGAGCTAAAATAGGCACCAGAGAgagtaattaaatttgaatctaattttagtatttatttttgtaggacACTAAACGTCACTTGGTCTAAAATGAGATATTTAAGGGGAGAACAAATCTTCTCTCATTGCCAGGAAACAAAATCTAACATCTCCAGTTGGCAAagataacaaaagaaaaaagagatctAAGTTTAGCACCAAACATCTAAATTTTCTGGTAGTGGTAATGTCACTGAAATGTGGCCTAAAATATTGATGTTACTTTGCatttaattaacttatatCTTAGAACTTAATTGTAGAGAGGATTAAGAACCTAATCTGATCCAAAAACTAGACTCTAATTGTAAATTTCTGATGACTTGAGAGGGATCTAAACTAGCAAAGTAACCAACCTTACCTGGTCAAGAGAAGACAGGCCCATAAACCGTTCATAATATAACTCCCAATCTGGCTCAACATCAACATTGATCGGCGTGACTAGGTACACCAAATGCAGATCAGATGCAAGCACAAATCCTTCTCTGGCCCTTGAAAGATCATCCAACACAATCTAAGGaaagattcaaaataaaataatcagtTAGAAAGCCTTCTAGTCCACTTAATTACCATTTGGGCTACATAGTAATTGACTGATAGAATCAAATGAAAACTTAACAGTAAATGGTAATTTTGTAACACGTGTATTCACGATAGGAACTGGTGGTGGAATTATAGGAGAGATTTATTACTAGTGATTCTTCTGGACTAAGAGAGCTTCCAAATGATGCACGTCCAAGAGGCGTGGTACTATACAACTCGGTATCTCCGTTCCATTCAAGAAATTTTCCATGGCATAACCACCGAAGAGATTCCTGTGCTGATTTAACCACGTCTTGAAATGGTTTTGTAGAATTCAGAAGAGTACACCTTACATATCGGTGAATATCAGTAGCAGTTTGAACAATCCCACCAGCCACAACTTCTAAAATTGCATGAGTCATTCCATTCTTATCTTCAGACAAACATGATTGCAGTGGTGGACAGCTCTCATTAAGAAGTTCATTAATTCTCTTAATCTCTTCTGGTCTGCAGATGAGTACCTGCTCagatggaaatgaagaaaaatgtcaggaaaaaagaaaatggtccGTCATAGTGAAAGAATaaggaaaatgtttcaatacaacgaataaaaaaagaagaggtaGGGTAGAGTAGGTCGGTTGATACAATACGTTCATAAATCAGCATATCAATAGAAACTGGCGCTTCAGTTAAGAATGAATACTTACACTTTCCCCCTTGGTATCAATACCAGTCCGGCCAGCCCGACCAGCCATCTGCTTATACCTTGTACCATCAATAAAGTCTCGTCCAATCCTGGGTTGTCGGAAAATGACCCTTCGAGCTGGCAGGTTAACTCCAGCAGCTAAGGTAGATGTAGCAGTTAAAACACGCAAAAGACCCTTGCGGTAGCATGTTTCAACAATTTCCCTTTCCTCTACctattgaaaaataatgagTAATTAAAGGATGATCAACAATACGATGTAATTGTAGGTACAAGAGATGATGAATATACAGTAAGGCCAGCATGGTGGTAGGCAACGCCAGATGGAAAGGTTTCCTCTAATATAGGATCCAGCCCAGCAGGACATCTTCGCAGCGCATCGATTGCCGAAGAAATGTCTGCAAACTCACTGTTCTCATTGTGAAGTTTGACAGAAAACTTCTTGAGGAATTTTGCCACATGTTTTGCTGTTGATTCACATCCTTTCCGACTACAGCAAAAGATCAATACTGAGTGACCCTCGTCAACTACCTAAAATacagtttaaaaattaattattgaatataaatttaggAACAAGTACTACTgaacaaatcaaaagaaaacataccTCATTACATAATTCTACAATGTGATCTGGATCCTTACCGCCGAGATTAGCTGTTTTTGAGATTGTTCTAACAATGTCCaaacttttattataaatggtattccCAACTTTAATGTACTCCTCTAGAGGAACAGGTCGAAAATCAGTATGGTACAAGGCTGCCTGCATGCAAATTTTCAAAGTAACAATGGAGTAGTCTGACATATAAGATGCAAGAGCCAAGCCTTTAGATTTTTCACAAGGTATAACTGTTGCAGTCAATCCCCAAACCACTTAAGAACtgaaattttgtatataaattGTAAAGTGTTTCTTGtagtaaaatttgaaaatattttatttgggaaaaaaaaaagtgatagATGTACCTAAACTTTAGAGATTGTATCACTTCAAATCCCATTAATAACTGAGTCAACTAAAACTCTAAATCAATTTAGATTCTCTATTAggattttattataaaactaTTAATGCATAATTTTCACACATGTACAAGACTTCTTGAAATGCAAGGATTAATACGAGTGGGTTTTCaccctctcttcttccttaaGGTTTCTCTActtatttaggaagaaatatgCGAATGTATCTTTCCCTTGCTAATCTCTCTATAGTCTACATCATATACCATCTCCCACAGGGTTCTTTCTACATCCATACTTGTACTTGTTAACTTTTCTCAATAAATTTTTCTCCTACTATCTCTCTTCTAAATACACTCTTTTGCCAATCTCtctttttaatcattttctcCCTCTGGCTTCATTCAATAATTGATGCAAATATTTTCTCACTAACTTATCGAACACATTTTctcttatatcattttttttaattgcatcCCTTTTAgccatttctcattttttttaaaggaaaaaatataactcatattaatcaatcaaaaagaacttcaaagataaaaaataattttaaattattaataccaaacaataaaataaaattttcggTTCTTGTAATAGAAgcattttttaatcaaaagcACTCGCAGACACATCACAAAAGGTCACGTGATATTTCTCATTTGAACAACCAGCATCTACACGAGTCTAAACAACAGCAAAAACAATACTCGTGCATGTTTCCTCTACAATaatcatatttcatattagcttttttctaataaaaggGTTACTATTTCACTAACCTGAAGCCAATCTGCAACAGCTGCCACGTTTGGCATGGTTGCACTCATGCCAACTATTTGAATACCATGAGCAGGGTCTGACTTACCACTGCTTGTCCCAGAACTCTCACCACTGCTAGAATCTGAATTACCTTCACCACCAGCATAACGAAGTTTTGTCAACAATAGTTCCAAAAGATAACCCCTCGTCTGATCCCCAACCTATCAACAAAACAAGAGTCATCCAGGTGAATGCCCTGAGTGGAAAGGTATAGCTTAACTACAAATTGGTCTCTTAAAGAAAGTTGGAAAGTCATGTACCCATGAAATATTGAGCTAGCAGGCTAGCATATCGATAATCACTTACTTACAGGCCATAtagtaagaagaaaaatattaaaaaatccaCCAAAGGAATTGCCACAGGCATGCTATACATAAGAACAGTCTTCCTCTATTTCTGTTCCACATACCAAATTTTTCATCGAgaatttgtaatttcatattGATTTTCTTAGTTACCATGTGCAATTCATCTATCACAATAATTCCAATTTCTGACAAACGACCCTCTTCCAACAATCTGTTTATCAAAGAGTTTGCCTTCTCAATTGTGCAAACAGCCACTGAAGTATCCTTGGGAAGCGTTCCACCACCTTGATTTCCATAATAACTACGCACATGCTTATCCAGAGGTTCAAGAAGAACATCAAGATGCGCGGCCTAGAACAATTAGAAATTGcaaataaaacatttagttatcaaatttaagaataaaaatattgacaGAATCATTTTATCTGCAtagtttattgaatttgaacGTCATAGATCACCTTTTCTACACAAATTGATACATATGGAAGTACAAGAAGTGCCATCTTTCCAGTTGAAATTACCCGCCTTAACATTAAAATCTCAGCAACAAAACTTTTTCCAGCACTGCAGAAGATACAGACAAATTAAGAAACACATAGGGTAAGATCAGAAGTATTGTTGTTAGCATTTGTTattataagtattttaattataattaccTTATCATAAAAATGTGTGTATAATGATTTTCTTGATGAGAAACCGAACTTTCATTCAGAAAAGTGAAAGAACAACAAAGTAAACtagataaaaagaaaggttTAACAATAGGTAGGCAGCCAAAAAGGCATTAGAGTGGGCTGAGGCTTACACATACTCCCAAGATGATGCAGCTCACTGCCGAGTTCTTTAAAACTACTTATGATAAAGTaaccaaaaataatttcaaactaaCAGAGTGAACTCATATCTCCACAACAGAGAATCCAACTCCTTTGCCGCGCACTTACAAAGAACATATCGTTAACGACTCATGTAAGGGAAACTTGTTTACAAATAACTTTATGCTTTTATTCTAaaacttcttttaaaaatgaaattgaatggcTTGTAAGTGTTGAGATTATAAGCACTTGAACTTACCATATACAAGCCAATAGTTTACAAATGAAAACTACTTGAATTGtttctaaaaacaaaaggttcgcatacataaattaaataaaacaagagaataaagaacatttacacaatttaataaaaatttaaagattaattttatgattaattcaatttttaaaaaaatcaacaaccGAATTTTGTGGAGGAGAATGGAAGTGACATACATTGTTAACGATTCAAATGAAGGATACTCCTACAAGATTGTCTATTCTTTGAAACTCAAAAGAAGATATCGAAATGAGTAGTGCTCCAAACCCTTTACACCCTAAAGGACCATCTAATTCCTCCAAAcccaaaaattcaaagaagcTAACTTGCTACGAAAGCATCCCTTTCCACACAAGGGGAGACGTGGAAGAGCCTCCTTCCATCATTAGCTTGCAATCCCTACTAAGTATAAATCATCCCAAAAGagcacccaaaaaaaaaaaaaaaaaaaaaaactaaactaaatGAGTTATGCTTATGCAAAATATTTTCACTGaacatttgttttaaaaaatttaatatatatatatattccaaaaTAACTGCCAAAAAGCAAATAATTTCTATGCAAAATGAAACTGTGTAATGCAGCTGAAAAATATAAGCTTCCTTTTGTCTATTAGTAAGGTATATAGGTTGGGAAAAACTCCAAAACTAAGGTTTCAAAAAGCTTACCTTAGAAATTATATCGGTTATGAAAATGACACCCCTACAAGATCCTTAAACTACAAGCTAGCCTGCAATAGCTATTCTGCCATTGTTGGatactataaattttttaatcaaaataataacacactctattaaaaggaaaaagtcaACGCTAAATTACAATACCTGGTAGATGCACAATAAACAAgatttcttctctgcaagaCACCATCTACATTAAGACATTCAACCTGTAAAAGTGAAGCAGAATTAAAAGTAATGCTACCAATATACAGACATACAGCAAAAAGTACCATCTATAACAATGTACTATTTTCATAGAGTCCactaaaaacaaacaaaagtttGAGGTATAAAATGATAAACTTTATGGAGTCCAAAACAAACATCTTTATACACTTGCGAAGGAAgcactataaatttttttaatactttacACTACCTGCCAAGGATGCAGTTTTGTGATTCCTTTCTCTTTATAAATGCTGCAAATTTCACGAGGCAGCCAGTAACTTAG
The nucleotide sequence above comes from Cucurbita pepo subsp. pepo cultivar mu-cu-16 chromosome LG11, ASM280686v2, whole genome shotgun sequence. Encoded proteins:
- the LOC111805123 gene encoding helicase and polymerase-containing protein TEBICHI isoform X1; protein product: MASGSPPSRIDQFYASKKRKPLTPSLKSGSYDKDGKRSLEGSPGTKGTLDNYLVTSQDLGNDNPSHSVRENLSGQDPVKRNLLLKINSSSRNEHEEPTLSRGHTSEATEGIKKRTLEDSYETRSSAVKSMASDWGVTPCMEKPELKQFAADFLSLYCSSELQTTVSSPVEQKVTFKRHSSPSLLEGEAKLPKKLHLMAGPSNAKGETDSSSALSDGNKQSNFLVETGDTDNHHPVALKACLQKCNKAPISPYCLTECRTPGLSTANACFRETPKSGSSSFSPGEAFWKEAIVFADGLCAPSIDLTSYDAEGSNPAEGQSNTKKLLIPGEPTQKRLKGQFGGGSGGVRLGEPGASIVSLRSDLKELNREVSSLPVKHFDFSADDKNLVESTSPSCASNESKVHAYELNEQSDCRYTTHDSPPKHDEKICDRDSLTKEKIHETKVTSSVPIVTEAKLNIFSPSDSITSDTVVHELRTSTVQDFKEGMTPSSSIRHKDWLDLSYWLPREICSIYKEKGITKLHPWQVECLNVDGVLQRRNLVYCASTSAGKSFVAEILMLRRVISTGKMALLVLPYVSICVEKAAHLDVLLEPLDKHVRSYYGNQGGGTLPKDTSVAVCTIEKANSLINRLLEEGRLSEIGIIVIDELHMVGDQTRGYLLELLLTKLRYAGGEGNSDSSSGESSGTSSGKSDPAHGIQIVGMSATMPNVAAVADWLQAALYHTDFRPVPLEEYIKVGNTIYNKSLDIVRTISKTANLGGKDPDHIVELCNEVVDEGHSVLIFCCSRKGCESTAKHVAKFLKKFSVKLHNENSEFADISSAIDALRRCPAGLDPILEETFPSGVAYHHAGLTVEEREIVETCYRKGLLRVLTATSTLAAGVNLPARRVIFRQPRIGRDFIDGTRYKQMAGRAGRTGIDTKGESVLICRPEEIKRINELLNESCPPLQSCLSEDKNGMTHAILEVVAGGIVQTATDIHRYVRCTLLNSTKPFQDVVKSAQESLRWLCHGKFLEWNGDTELYSTTPLGRASFGSSLSPEESLIVLDDLSRAREGFVLASDLHLVYLVTPINVDVEPDWELYYERFMGLSSLDQSVGNRVGVTEPFLMHMAHGAPVRRANLSRNGVKGLRTKRDEHGCMYGDRPSEEQTIRVCKRFYVALILSRLVQETPIPEVCEAFKVARGMVQALQESAGRFASMVSVFCERLGWHDLEGLVAKFQNRVSFGVRAEIVELTSIPFVKGSRARAFYKAGLRTPLAIAEASDAEIVKALFESASWTAEESTAQKRMHVGIARKIKLGARKVVLDKAEEARIAAFSAFKSLGFIVPQISRPLSASAVGNIRAQVAAIVPSEIDTFNRVVSTTKSCVGGTSSSEKIGGKNLSETGAISVEAKRPTFAVENAMVKVEGSAIQEANSVVDYAGKVDVAIANQVEKINDKDSQREQCSIKVLHPPKRDGLSMKGPIHAVSTSGGFESFLDLWDATQEFYFDLYYTKRSEVNSVVPFELHGIAICWENSPVYYLNLPKDLLWPKTGKGFYPDDSTPGDQLDVSQYEHWFEIVEKRWKKINEIFVKENVRKFAWNLKVQIQVLKCPGVSIQKLGLLNSARRNMDHKLVDGSYLLLSSVHISNGIDMCIVAWILWPDDERNSTPNLEKEVKKRLSSEAAAAANRSGQWRNQMRRVAHNGCCRRAAQTRALCSVLWKLIISEELLEALNKIEIPLVSILADMETWGIGVDMEGCIRARNLLGKKLRCLEKEAYRLAGMTFSLYAAADIANVLYGHLKLSIPERFNKGKQHPSTDKQCLDLLRNEHPIVPVIKEHRTLAKLFNCTLGSICSLAKLSARTQKYTLHGHWLQTSTATGRLSMEEPNLQCVEHAVDFKVNEDDVDHCKINARDFFVSTQENWLLLSADYSQIELRLMAHLSKDPSLIELLSKPHGDVFTMIAARWTGKTEDSIGSHERDQTKRLVYGILYGMGAKSLALQLECSRDEAVEKIQSFKSSFPGVASWLHEAVAFCRQKGYVQTLKGRRRFLSKINSTNSKEKSKAQRQAVNSICQGSAADIIKVAMINLYSVIRSDAPDLTESPAANNNILRGHCRIVLQVHDELVLEVDPSVVKEAATLLQKSMENAASLLVPLQVKLKVGRTWGSLEPFLLDHFKIDDLVTGS